Part of the Mytilus galloprovincialis chromosome 14, xbMytGall1.hap1.1, whole genome shotgun sequence genome is shown below.
TTGTGAAAAGCATGACCTCAATTATTCATGTTTTTTCAAtctgttacatacttgttttcaatttgttcCATATTTTTTTGACACCTGAGTACAAAATGGagtaaaaaacattttattctgCATTTTAATCTGTATTTAAAAAACAaggtacattttatttttatgcaccAAAAATTACAGTCAAGGTCATTTAGCtagatttttttccattttttgtcatAAACGTGATGAAGGAACCCCCATTTCAACACTTATATACAAATATGAAAATCTGTTATCTTACAAATAGCAAATACATtgaatcatcatgatcataaagTTTATTCCAAAATTAAATGTAGGGGCTCAATGCACTTTTTTCCCATATAGAAGAGGAAAAAGAAGAATTAAAGTGCAACctgaataaacaaatatgtatcaaaatacaaaataatcagCCAGCCAAATAGGTTTACGATGCACTTTCTGATAATAATGGTCTATTCTGAATCATgaattaaaaatttatgttttttttgtggaAACTTGTTTGAAATACCCCTATACATCAACATTATATGACTCCCAACCCCAACACCATTAATCATGGAACAGAATAAGTAATTTGCTTTTATTGCAAGTCAGAAATTTCTGCATGAGATTTAAATCATTGGATATATGTGTTTCAAAAGTAGGAGTTCGAAAAACCAGGAATAAATTTTGAGAAGCTTAAACATCAATTTTCATCCTTTCCAGCCCccatatttttagttttatttaaatatgtgGACAATTTTCCTTAACTTTACCTGACATCGGCATGTagatgtaatgaaacaactattcaaAATCCAAGATTCAAGAAAAAAACTTGTAACTTAACTATTTCCTCAGATTGTCATTTTTCACAATTGTCATGGTTGATATAAGAACCCTATAAAACAgtgacaaaatcatcttttatttCGTATGTGAATGTTCAAAAATTAATCAAAGTCTTATACATGAGCCTAGGCTATGTGTTTAAGATTGTACCTTGAAttatagtggtttacttttataaattgtgacttggatggagaattgtctaattggcactcataccacatcttcctatatatctatgtacatgtatatatgcaatttTGCCGTTTCATAATCTTATATCttatgcattctgggtaatatttccaaaagcgtacaccaaaacgttagGATTGGTTTAAACATACTAATCAATAGAAAATCAATCAATGGCataaagttattttcattttggtgtacaaacaatgagattacccatagtccttcagattctgaaaaggcgatttttaaaaattttttttttaatgtggggtgtttgtaaacatgaaacttcatacatatatatgcatatatttgaGAAATGataatttaacaagaatgtgtccatagcacaCAAATGAcacacttgcactatcattttctttgttcagtggaatTTAAAAagggggtaaaaactctaatggtttggcaattaaattagaaatgtCATatgatagggaacatgtgtactaatttttaagttgattggacttcaacttcatcaaaaactaccttgaccaaaaactttaacctgaagtgggacagaccgACGTAGAGATGGACGGATGCAgagactgaaaaacataatgcccataaatggtgcATAAAAAGTTCATCACCTGAAGTGAGCTACAGCAATGAGCTCTGTAGTTAATGTGAGACCCCTCTAATCCATACAAATGACGGATATTATATACATAACGTTTCTCATTGTCTTTCCAATTTTGATGGCAGCCACCTTTGTTGTCAACATCAATAGAGTATTCCTTTCTCCAGTACATAAGAGCTTCATGAATTGGCATTCCAATCTCTTTAAAAAACAATGTCAgctgaatctaaaaaaaaatacaattacagTTTTAATAAGTTAGAATTTTCCTTGTACTAGCTTCTTTCTGtgacatttattagattttaatgTATACATGGCTATGAATCTTGATGATATATAGATTTTAAAGTAATTGATAAAAACATCAAAGAAGTCTAATATGTGTGGATTTTTAAATCTGATTTTTCTTTGTAAAATGGTCATTTCAACATACatctattttgtttaaatatattcaGGATATTTGCACTGTATATAACCACAGCATGCATAGATCTAGATGTTTCTAAGTGATGCAATTTATAATTTTCTATCTTAAAACAAACTTGGCTGTTGTGTTATGCCTTTATGTAGAAACACATCACAAAGTGaagttagttttttttatacatgttgaaggcctcactgtgacATTAAGATGAATAACAGCAATataagtggtttttttttggttttttttgcttttgtgtggtttttttatATGCATTTAGTGACATGTTGTATCAAAAACTGGTACACCATATCTATTCGTTCCCATTCCTCTGTCATACATTTCTATCTTCAATGTTATAATATTTATGATGACATTGTATTATATTTCCAAGAAACAGGAAAGACTGATTGCCCATGATCCCATTTTGTAATTcaaaatttcacataaaatacatcaaattcagaaattattgcatgcattaatTTTAGCAATTTTGTAATTTTGGActaaaatacaattgaaaattttgcgatattgaaaaaaaaattaagaaataattcatggaagccatagattgttggaaatttacacatggcctgggccgtgatattcgaattttatcctgagcgttagcaacatgtgtaaatttccaacaatctatggcttccatgaattatttcgattctaataggacaaatacggtcattaaaaaactgaagcgagggtgggtatgctgtgtATGTGGCTGTTCTTtcttactccctgttagataaagctcaaatatctttataaatatgtaacttGCGTAGGTTATTTCGAGAATAACTGCTagttctcaaacccaacatttgtcatttttaatttacatgtttttcttgtaagcttccgtcaaatcaaaagttgacattttgtaactaaggagccgccatgttgacttgccgAAATgggtaaatatgcgaataatgcaatagaatagaaaataaaacaaaacctacctcaaaaaatcagttttaatacaatatcatacgaattaagatggttcacgtaacagaaaactttcaagtttagcggtttcatttgtatgacgtcatgttttgaaatgacttaaatgcgccaaaaagattaatagactttcgcggaattttatttaatttttattttgctgatttttccgagctcttgtgcattctttttattatgcatacgaataagaataaaagttattttgtcttttttaattgcactttttaaaacaataaaatcggcaaaggatctgcaaataggttccagtACATGTaaatttacgtgggaagtatattgtaacagccattattatgcatatctctgagtctgcactaagtatattttatcgagaattttatcacagtgttgtttacaaagctaaagaagcacgtcatattagaatcctctcttaattcatataaaaaaaattaaaaagtgagTTTAATTTATTGCAATACGTAACTCtttcacatttttcgcaataataaaaacatcgtaataatttttgaatttacagtaacaaGTAGAAAGtaccatacccgtagccagggggggtttggggggttcggacgaacccccccttgaaaacaattaagcactgttaaagtcaatgttctgttcgaattgtgactgttaaagtcgagtttgtgagtccaacgaaccccccccttggaaattcctggctacggacCTGAGTACTTACCCTTGAGTGATGCTTTAACCTATGTCTGTTTTGTAATACTCTTTGTAAGTTGTACATGCATGGTGGGAACAGTTTTGTTTCCCTAGGAACCGTTTCATGTGACAAACTGGTATGAAGATGACTGTTTTCAGCAAATGGTCTATATTGATCTCGTagttttttctacaaaataatcattatataaaataagtatTTCAAAGACAGGCGGTgatctgtataaaaaaaatgatagtatATATAAGTTAGGtatctacatcatgtacatgaaccaaaaatccagaaaaaaaattaaggtttgtgtcctttttttttttagatttatgagcCGTTTAAAATTTGGCGGGATATGATTTCCACTAGATTTCCCAAACATTTAGCATTGGCTCTGTTATTCCGCTAGGGTTAGCAGGGGAAAAAATTGTGAGCACTATATGTGGATAAAACTAGATGATAAGAATATCTGACAAAAGGTAAAAAGACAAGATTAGAGAAAATCCTTTAGCCTGTTTAACAACATTATGTAACTCTTTGTATCAATAATCACACTATGATCAAAGTGAATAGTAGACTAATTGGCAAGATCTCCTTATTTCTGAGTTCTATATTCTtataaagtaaaattgagaaaggaaatggggaatgtgtcaaagtgacaacaacccgaccatagagcagacaacagccgaaggccaccaatgggtcttcaatgtagcgagaattcccgcacccgtagatgtccttcagctggcccctaaaaatactagtacagtgataatgaacttcatacatgtacatgcatatattTGAGAAATGATAATTTAACAAATGATAATTTAACAAATGATaatttaacaaatgataaaacaagaatgtgtccatagcacaCTTATCacccacttgcactatcctttaCTTTGTTCAGTAGAAtgtgaaaatggggtcaaaactcttatatatggcatttaaattagaaaggtcataattttataatagggaacatgtgtactaactttcaagttgattggacttcaacttcatcaaaaactaccttgaccgaaAACTTTAATTTGAAGCAGGATAAACAGATGAAGAGACAGACGGACATAgagactgaaaaacataatgcccataataaaacataaaaatttcatcACCTGAAGTGAGTTACAGCAATGAGCTCTGTAGTTAATGTGAGACCCCTCTAATCCATACAAGTGACggatattatatacatatacatttttgtatgtgTAAAAGGAAACACAAAACAGAAGTGCTAAAAATTTAAGAAGCTGACAACAAAATGATTACctttacaaatttttattgtgGCCAAATACTAAAATATCAAATGGCTTAAGTTTTCGGTCTGGTATTTTTAGCTGTCAGTCAGGGCTTATATATACTAGTCATTTTTAGTTACTAGAAGATGTACAAGTCACTATTACTTTTATAAGTAAACTTGTAAGATTTCTATTGTATTTTCAAgttttgaattatctccccttaaccatgttaaccattTCCCAAAAAGttactaatttcaatttttttttctcatgttttGGGAGGCCAAAACGTGCCAAATCAGATTTTTTCTGGTTTTCTTATTAATTCTAAACCTTTTATCACAAGAACTAAGTAAAGAAATATATTTGAGAGAAGGAGAAACTATAAGACTTTTCTACTTGAAAAAGTAAACACAATCTGAATATCTTTGGAATAAAACTTTACTTCTTAAATAATTTCCCTGTACCAGTAAATAATAAACACTTGTATAAGTTATACCCCTGACTAACTGTGGTTTTTCAAACTTTTGGTGTCATCACATTTGAAAATTCTTCACGTACAATAACTTttaatatgataatatttttttttacaatttcattcCTTCAAATAAAACAGAGAATATGAATAAGCTTATTGCTATCATTATTAATAGATCTAAAAAATACTAATATAATATACTAAGAAATTAAACCTACCACTAATTTAGCCATTAATTTTCTAAATCGAAAATCCACTTGGTCTAATAACCTCTTTTCTTGTGCAATCTTAAGCCCTTCTTTTAAAACTTCTCTAAAAATATCTGTCACAACTTCTCGAAGCTTTGGGAAAGGTACTGCAGCAATTCCATTGGTCAATACAACATGTCTCTTAGCAACCAAattaaatacatttgaaaatggaACATAAAAACATTGACTGTCATCTCCCTTTAAATATAATCTAACAACTTTTCTCCAGCTTTTTATCTGTCTGTGAAGCAATTGAAAAAGATTtaacagttttgaaattttagacttAGTTTCCAAGGCAACACAACTAATCATGTTTTCAGTTCTTCTGAACAGCTCTCTCAATTCATCTTCGTTCATACATAAGAATCTAAATTCAAACAGTGAAGTTTCAGCAGCAACGAGAAAGTCAGCTGTGTCAATGTCTTTACATAAAgccaacctgaaaaataaataggCAAAACATTAATATTAGTGATTGATGTTCATCTGTTGTAATTTGATGATGTGGTTGATAAGTGAttattgtttctcttttttatgttGATTAGACCTGGCATCGGTTTtcctccatgttgaaggccgtactttgaccttaaACATTTGTGTTAAATGGTTTACTTtctaaaaattgtgacttggatggacagatgtctcatttgcactcataccacatcttgaaatatctatataaactaaaaaaaaatacagacatGACAGTACTGTACCGTACGTAAAAATTAATccgttatttgttttaaaaatcattcatataaagtgagattttttataattatagaaTAATAATGGATAACGCATTGTCACAATAATATATCTTTTTACTTTAAcattattgttttgataaaaagttAATCTAATATTTCTGCTTAagcattgaaaattaaaaattttccACATAACACATGcatcttcatcatgttcatcattGAATAAACATTTGAAACCTacatgtttaccatgtttacatgtacaccgtagggtgacctatacttgttagattctgtgtcatttggtctcttgtgaacagctgtctcattggcaatcataccacatcttcttttttatatgttatatataacattgtataaggAGTACTTGTATCTGTATACATATAATAACCGGGTAACCCccattagtcatgttagttatgtcatgtatgttagtAGAAGAAATTGACCAATTATGATCAATGTACCTCAAAATGAAATGAGATATTGCATCTTTCTTTGTCCCATCAATCAAACATTCAGAATCAACAACATTGCCAGCATCATGGACCACATCAAACAGTCTCACTCTGTCATTCCTGGCCTTGTAAATCTTTATTAGGAAGTCAAGTCTCTTTTCGGCAAACCTCTCCAAATTTTGCAGCGATATTGTTCCACTAGGAGGTTCTAGGTAAAATGACATGGATAGTATTGTAGATACACAATGTGCTTGTCATCTGTGTCATCTATGTCACGTATGTACAGCTTTCAATCTTGCATCTTCTTGTCAGAACTTGGACTttctaaaacaataaataaacaatataaataatgcttgtataatgtacatgtatcatcatgatcatgtttgtatatttatgtaaatttgtttgattttaataagaCAAAAATCAGAGTGCTACTTTTTACAATCATCTAAAATGTTTAGAAATTATTGCCAggtttttgattttattgataaatctggttcaaaataataaaaaattccaTTGATAATCTTCTGTACAACAAtatcatgaacatgatgaatataaCATGTCATTGTATGTCTTTGAAGATAATATGATAAGTCAAAGAGTTTTTGAAGAGACTGTAAcagcttgtggagagttgtctcactggcaattataccacatcttcttttttataaaaactaGTCCTCTGAAACCATTCCATCTCAATTTCTGCACTGAAGGAACAGGTTGGAGCCATAATTGGagttttacaaatttaatataaatattatgaaattGACTACCTATATTGACAGAAACTTATGACAACTTGACCTCAAATGTTAATACTGTGATGCTGCAAATTAAATAAGTATCAGTTTATTCTGTGGTCCCGCCGTTACTGAAATTCTTGACAAGCATTGCCATGAATTTCAATCACGGCCAGGAAACAGACTAGGTCACATGTGGACCCCTTCTGGTCCAGAAGGAGTGTAGTAAACTTCATAGGGGATTCGTGATCTCACGTCTTTTGTTAATAGTGATGTcatctataaaatataatgttgatgtataatatattgtttatttttctacataacATAACGACCCAGCAGAAAAAGTCTTCTGTGTGATAAATTCGGTATACTGTTTACTACTGACCCCTTAAAGACCATTAAGGGTGAATAAAATTGATAGGAGATTTGGCCGTAACTGCCTCATCCtttatggattttactaaccctttATAAATCTGTAGGGGGTTCCACAGAAGCAAACCATATCACTTATAATGTATATAAACACATTACATCACAATGATGCACTAGTCTCATCTAAATTATTAAAAGACATGTAAGTTTCATCTAAATTATTAAAAGACATGTAAACTATAAGCTGATCACTAgattatatcatacatgtaccagTTGTTAGTGAAAAaaaagtgaacacaacaggggtccagtttaattttttttcccaaCCTGTGTTTATGTGAGTGCTTGGTCTAGTGGTTGAGACCGATGGCTGTAGTGCTGAAGGTCCAGAGTTTGATTCTCACGAGGGGTACTAAAAATATTGGTACATCAGAAGGgcaattttcaccctctcacacacatctctggtaccaaGACCGGAATTTAAACTTAAATGGGTAATTTGAGGGCCCGGATGGTCAAAGTTGTCCcatactttgacctggagatcaatcttctgatatctctctggtttgtctgtttccgcCTAGTGGCCAGGTGATTCGGCTCCTGCACCATAATAACTAGTCAGAGATTACTCTGACATCCGaaggctgttttgccagacaagctggggccgtgggacccggccccagcttgtctggcaaaacagccgttagatgtcagagtaatctcggactacataATAACAGACTGCCCGGTGTCCTATCACTCCCTTTGTTTTGGGTGGGCATTGATTGTCCTTGAAATTTAAGAATACTTGTCGTATATATACATTTctgttagtgacacatctccattaatcctgaTACAGAAtgtacatggatgccactgtaCAATCGCAGCTTTCAAGGTGTTTTTTTTTGGATAACGAAGGTATTTTGCCTGTCTTTCCAGTGTATCCCTAATTTCCAGTGTAATGTTAAATTGCGGGTTTTCATTGAACTAAAAGCACGTGCacttgtacatacatgtatacctgACAGTTCTATGTTGACACCCACAAAGTTCCTGCGTTTTATTtatcaatcaaaaatatttttttgtttatatatagttttaatcATATGTCTAACTCCGTGCATGCAACAGTTCGTAATCTTCAATTTAGTCTTTTATAGATGCAGTCCGAGATTACTTAGGTGCGGTATCGTAGCTCCTTAGgtccttttgttattttttgactatatggtccgcaaatagtcaaaaaataacaaaaggacCTAAAGAGCTACGATACCGCAGCTAGAGATTACTGTGACGTCCAATGGATGTTTGAGTAATCTCTGACTATATATAGATGAAGCTGTATTAAACTGTATATagcataagaaattaaaaataagaagagtcattctagctgcggaaccgtagctcttaggtccttatgttattttttgactatttgtggACCATAGATCATATGTCTCGTCTTCCACGAGTTACCTTTTGGACATCAAATACACAAAAACTACTGCTT
Proteins encoded:
- the LOC143058628 gene encoding uncharacterized protein LOC143058628 yields the protein MSFYLEPPSGTISLQNLERFAEKRLDFLIKIYKARNDRVRLFDVVHDAGNVVDSECLIDGTKKDAISHFILRLALCKDIDTADFLVAAETSLFEFRFLCMNEDELRELFRRTENMISCVALETKSKISKLLNLFQLLHRQIKSWRKVVRLYLKGDDSQCFYVPFSNVFNLVAKRHVVLTNGIAAVPFPKLREVVTDIFREVLKEGLKIAQEKRLLDQVDFRFRKLMAKLVKKLRDQYRPFAENSHLHTSLSHETVPRETKLFPPCMYNLQRVLQNRHRLKHHSRIQLTLFFKEIGMPIHEALMYWRKEYSIDVDNKGGCHQNWKDNEKRYVYNIRHLYGLEGSHINYRAHCCSSLQSFTPFTGEVGGCPLKHFDREHLNWLLSDMGLPDIDIQMVETLVKFQKYTQACGTVLHSKMACVKGVADPQTKEILIDSSIDGQDTSFSQSNLCKGCSHSCGQKQHVLSEQTECSSLSELHKEHEKYYSKGDKTLISDKTKPKKNHNSLVCSEHDIRTTCNNAKSDIVPKNEITLDLPQSRNTTCTDKDDKNCSINVMCYNEERKQCISSDCVDGSSLKTESPFNLQKPSDFYFWFRKCSVD